The proteins below come from a single Micropterus dolomieu isolate WLL.071019.BEF.003 ecotype Adirondacks linkage group LG05, ASM2129224v1, whole genome shotgun sequence genomic window:
- the nipa1 gene encoding magnesium transporter NIPA1 isoform X2 — protein sequence MAVCLKERVEPISTFCKSSEMSYLKDVVWWSGTLSMIVGQTGNFLAYNVAPAVIVTPLGALGVLFGAVLGSWILKEHLNILGKLGCVLCCCGSVVLISHAPKAGAVTSRLELEERLSDPVFVMYALLVVLLLVILIVWIAPAHGTSNIMVYVAICSLLGSFTVPSSKGLGLVSQDVFGEGPPSSRALALFLGLLGTLAVSILIQFFFISKALECFSSNMFDAIYYVTFTSTVILASALLFKEWTALTLADSLAMLCGLTTVCVGVILLRISQEALIIWKKKTD from the exons ATGGCGGTGTGTCTCAAGGAAAGGGTGGAA CCGATTTCGACATTCTGCAAATCGTCGGAAAT GTCGTACCTCAAAGATGTGGTGTGGTGGAGTGGCACATTGTCCA TGATTGTTGGTCAAACTGGGAATTTCCTGGCGTACAATGTGGCCCCTGCTGTGATAGTTACACCACTTGGAGCCCTCGGAGTGTTATTTGG GGCTGTGCTGGGTTCTTGGATCTTGAAGGAGCATCTAAATATCCTGGGAAAGCTTGGCTGTGTATTATGTTGCTGTGGCTCTGTTGTGCTTATAAGTCATGCCCCTAAAGCAGGGGCTGTAACATCGAGACTGGAGTTGGAGGAGAGGCTATCGGATCCAG TGTTTGTAATGTATGCCCTCTTGGTGGTCCTTCTGCTGGTCATACTAATTGTATGGATTGCTCCAGCTCACGGCACATCAAACATCATGGTGTATGTCGCCATATGTTCCCTCTTGGGAAGCTTCACTGTTCCAAGCAGCAAAGGACTTGGCCTGGTTTCACAGGACGTCTTTGGAGAGGGGCCCCCGAGCAGCAGAGCACTGGCTCTGTTCCTGGGCTTGCTCGGGACGCTGGCAGTCAGCATCCTGATACAGTTCTTCTTCATCAGCAAGGCCTTGGAGTGTTTCAGCTCCAACATGTTTGACGCCATATACTATGTGACGTTCACATCTACTGTCATTCTTgcctctgctcttctcttcaAGGAGTGGACAGCACTAACGTTAGCTGACAGCCTAGCCATGCTTTGTGGTCTGACAACTGTGTGTGTCGGGGTAATTTTGCTCCGCATTTCCCAAGAGGCTTTGATCATTTGGAAGAAGAAGACAGACTGA
- the nipa2 gene encoding magnesium transporter NIPA2 has product MGQDRGKYDFYIGLGLAISSSIFIGGSFILKKKGLLRLARKGSMRAGQGGHAYLKEWLWWAGLLSMGAGEAANFAAYAFAPATLVTPLGALSVLVSAVLSSYFLTERLNLHGKLGCLLSILGSTTMVIHAPQEEEISSLEHMAKKLVDPGFFIFATLVIIVALIFIFVVGPRHGQTNILVYITICSVIGALSVSCVKGLGIAIKEAIAGTNVVRNPLAWILLLGLVACVSTQINYLNKALDIFNTSLVTPIYYVFFTTSVLSCSAILFKEWEHMGTDDVIGTLSGFLTIIVGIFLLHAFKDVSVSLATLAVSMRKEERSFPAANGMAPHSTYEMLHTEDMEDREMSLPFDSVSRRNGAMTSSLDH; this is encoded by the exons ATGGGTCAGGACAGAGGGAAGTATGATTTCTACATCGGTCTGGGATTGGCCATCAGTTCCAGCATCTTCATCGGAGGCAGTTTTATCCTCAAAAAGAAAGGACTTCTGAGGCTGGCACGGAAAGGATCGATGCGGGCAG GCCAGGGTGGTCATGCATATCTAAAAGAATGGCTATGGTGGGCTGGTTTACTATCAA TGGGAGCTGGTGAAGCAGCCAACTTCGCAGCATATGCCTTCGCTCCTGCAACTCTGGTCACCCCACTGGGAGCCCTCAGTGTGCTTGTCAG TGCGGTGCTGTCGTCGTACTTTCTGACGGAGCGGTTAAACCTGCACGGGAAGCTCGGCTGCCTGCTCAGCATACTGGGCTCCACCACCATGGTAATTCATGCTCCACAAGAGGAAGAGATCAGCAGCCTCGAGCACATGGCCAAAAAGCTGGTTGACCCAG GGTTTTTCATCTTTGCCACTCTGGTCATCATTGTGGCCCTCATCTTCATATTTGTTGTGGGTCCCCGCCATGGTCAGACCAATATCCTTGTCTACATCACCATCTGCTCAGTAATTGGGGCACTGTCTGTGTCCTGTGTCAAAGGACTGGGTATTGCGATCAAGGAAGCAATCGCCGGGACAAACGTAGTGAGAAACCCACTGGCATGGATCTTGCTTTTGGGTTTAGTGGCCTGTGTGAGCACACAGATCAACTACTTAAACAAGGCTCTGGACATATTCAACACCTCCCTGGTGACTCCCATCTACTACGTGTTCTTCACCACATCGGTGCTCTCCTGCTCCGCTATCCTCTTCAAGGAGTGGGAGCACATGGGCACAGACGACGTGATCGGCACACTCAGTGGCTTCCTCACGATCATCGTGGGTATCTTCTTGCTCCATGCCTTCAAAGACGTTAGCGTTAGCTTGGCTACACTCGCTGTGTCCATGAGGAAGGAAGAACGGTCCTTTCCCGCAGCCAACGGCATGGCGCCACACAGCACATACGAAATGCTACACACTGAGGACATGGAGGACAGAGAAATGAGCTTACCTTTTGATAGCGTCTCTAGAAGAAATGGGGCTATGACTTCCTCATTGGATCATTAA
- the nipa1 gene encoding magnesium transporter NIPA1 isoform X4, which translates to MIVGQTGNFLAYNVAPAVIVTPLGALGVLFGAVLGSWILKEHLNILGKLGCVLCCCGSVVLISHAPKAGAVTSRLELEERLSDPVFVMYALLVVLLLVILIVWIAPAHGTSNIMVYVAICSLLGSFTVPSSKGLGLVSQDVFGEGPPSSRALALFLGLLGTLAVSILIQFFFISKALECFSSNMFDAIYYVTFTSTVILASALLFKEWTALTLADSLAMLCGLTTVCVGVILLRISQEALIIWKKKTD; encoded by the exons A TGATTGTTGGTCAAACTGGGAATTTCCTGGCGTACAATGTGGCCCCTGCTGTGATAGTTACACCACTTGGAGCCCTCGGAGTGTTATTTGG GGCTGTGCTGGGTTCTTGGATCTTGAAGGAGCATCTAAATATCCTGGGAAAGCTTGGCTGTGTATTATGTTGCTGTGGCTCTGTTGTGCTTATAAGTCATGCCCCTAAAGCAGGGGCTGTAACATCGAGACTGGAGTTGGAGGAGAGGCTATCGGATCCAG TGTTTGTAATGTATGCCCTCTTGGTGGTCCTTCTGCTGGTCATACTAATTGTATGGATTGCTCCAGCTCACGGCACATCAAACATCATGGTGTATGTCGCCATATGTTCCCTCTTGGGAAGCTTCACTGTTCCAAGCAGCAAAGGACTTGGCCTGGTTTCACAGGACGTCTTTGGAGAGGGGCCCCCGAGCAGCAGAGCACTGGCTCTGTTCCTGGGCTTGCTCGGGACGCTGGCAGTCAGCATCCTGATACAGTTCTTCTTCATCAGCAAGGCCTTGGAGTGTTTCAGCTCCAACATGTTTGACGCCATATACTATGTGACGTTCACATCTACTGTCATTCTTgcctctgctcttctcttcaAGGAGTGGACAGCACTAACGTTAGCTGACAGCCTAGCCATGCTTTGTGGTCTGACAACTGTGTGTGTCGGGGTAATTTTGCTCCGCATTTCCCAAGAGGCTTTGATCATTTGGAAGAAGAAGACAGACTGA
- the nipa1 gene encoding magnesium transporter NIPA1 isoform X3, whose protein sequence is MAPISTFCKSSEMSYLKDVVWWSGTLSMIVGQTGNFLAYNVAPAVIVTPLGALGVLFGAVLGSWILKEHLNILGKLGCVLCCCGSVVLISHAPKAGAVTSRLELEERLSDPVFVMYALLVVLLLVILIVWIAPAHGTSNIMVYVAICSLLGSFTVPSSKGLGLVSQDVFGEGPPSSRALALFLGLLGTLAVSILIQFFFISKALECFSSNMFDAIYYVTFTSTVILASALLFKEWTALTLADSLAMLCGLTTVCVGVILLRISQEALIIWKKKTD, encoded by the exons ATGGCG CCGATTTCGACATTCTGCAAATCGTCGGAAAT GTCGTACCTCAAAGATGTGGTGTGGTGGAGTGGCACATTGTCCA TGATTGTTGGTCAAACTGGGAATTTCCTGGCGTACAATGTGGCCCCTGCTGTGATAGTTACACCACTTGGAGCCCTCGGAGTGTTATTTGG GGCTGTGCTGGGTTCTTGGATCTTGAAGGAGCATCTAAATATCCTGGGAAAGCTTGGCTGTGTATTATGTTGCTGTGGCTCTGTTGTGCTTATAAGTCATGCCCCTAAAGCAGGGGCTGTAACATCGAGACTGGAGTTGGAGGAGAGGCTATCGGATCCAG TGTTTGTAATGTATGCCCTCTTGGTGGTCCTTCTGCTGGTCATACTAATTGTATGGATTGCTCCAGCTCACGGCACATCAAACATCATGGTGTATGTCGCCATATGTTCCCTCTTGGGAAGCTTCACTGTTCCAAGCAGCAAAGGACTTGGCCTGGTTTCACAGGACGTCTTTGGAGAGGGGCCCCCGAGCAGCAGAGCACTGGCTCTGTTCCTGGGCTTGCTCGGGACGCTGGCAGTCAGCATCCTGATACAGTTCTTCTTCATCAGCAAGGCCTTGGAGTGTTTCAGCTCCAACATGTTTGACGCCATATACTATGTGACGTTCACATCTACTGTCATTCTTgcctctgctcttctcttcaAGGAGTGGACAGCACTAACGTTAGCTGACAGCCTAGCCATGCTTTGTGGTCTGACAACTGTGTGTGTCGGGGTAATTTTGCTCCGCATTTCCCAAGAGGCTTTGATCATTTGGAAGAAGAAGACAGACTGA
- the nipa1 gene encoding magnesium transporter NIPA1 isoform X1, translating into MAIDSEPSGSLPVTGIVIAVVSSFINGSTFVLQKKGILRSRDKGRSYLKDVVWWSGTLSMIVGQTGNFLAYNVAPAVIVTPLGALGVLFGAVLGSWILKEHLNILGKLGCVLCCCGSVVLISHAPKAGAVTSRLELEERLSDPVFVMYALLVVLLLVILIVWIAPAHGTSNIMVYVAICSLLGSFTVPSSKGLGLVSQDVFGEGPPSSRALALFLGLLGTLAVSILIQFFFISKALECFSSNMFDAIYYVTFTSTVILASALLFKEWTALTLADSLAMLCGLTTVCVGVILLRISQEALIIWKKKTD; encoded by the exons ATGGCTATTGACTCGGAACCAAGTGGTTCATTGCCCGTTACTGGAATAGTGATAGCAGTAGTATCAAGTTTCATCAATGGGTCGACATTTGTGCTTCAAAAAAAGGGAATATTACGCTCCCGCGACAAAG GAAGGTCGTACCTCAAAGATGTGGTGTGGTGGAGTGGCACATTGTCCA TGATTGTTGGTCAAACTGGGAATTTCCTGGCGTACAATGTGGCCCCTGCTGTGATAGTTACACCACTTGGAGCCCTCGGAGTGTTATTTGG GGCTGTGCTGGGTTCTTGGATCTTGAAGGAGCATCTAAATATCCTGGGAAAGCTTGGCTGTGTATTATGTTGCTGTGGCTCTGTTGTGCTTATAAGTCATGCCCCTAAAGCAGGGGCTGTAACATCGAGACTGGAGTTGGAGGAGAGGCTATCGGATCCAG TGTTTGTAATGTATGCCCTCTTGGTGGTCCTTCTGCTGGTCATACTAATTGTATGGATTGCTCCAGCTCACGGCACATCAAACATCATGGTGTATGTCGCCATATGTTCCCTCTTGGGAAGCTTCACTGTTCCAAGCAGCAAAGGACTTGGCCTGGTTTCACAGGACGTCTTTGGAGAGGGGCCCCCGAGCAGCAGAGCACTGGCTCTGTTCCTGGGCTTGCTCGGGACGCTGGCAGTCAGCATCCTGATACAGTTCTTCTTCATCAGCAAGGCCTTGGAGTGTTTCAGCTCCAACATGTTTGACGCCATATACTATGTGACGTTCACATCTACTGTCATTCTTgcctctgctcttctcttcaAGGAGTGGACAGCACTAACGTTAGCTGACAGCCTAGCCATGCTTTGTGGTCTGACAACTGTGTGTGTCGGGGTAATTTTGCTCCGCATTTCCCAAGAGGCTTTGATCATTTGGAAGAAGAAGACAGACTGA